From Arachis stenosperma cultivar V10309 chromosome 2, arast.V10309.gnm1.PFL2, whole genome shotgun sequence, one genomic window encodes:
- the LOC130961520 gene encoding probable inorganic phosphate transporter 1-3, producing MAGELGVLNALDAAKTQWYHFTAIVIAGMGFFTDAYDLFCISLVTKLLGRVYYTDITKDKPGALPPNIQSAVTGVALCGTLAGQLFFGWLGDKLGRKKVYGLTLMLMVVCSIASGLSFGSSPNGVMATLCFFRFWLGFGIGGDYPLSATIMSEYANKKTRGAFIAAVFAMQGFGILAGGIVALIVSTSFDHKYKVPSYEENREASLVLPVFDYVWRIILMFGAVPAALTYYWRMKMPETARYTALVAKNATKAAVDMSKVLNVELESEEEKVQKLANAENNRFGLFSTEFAKRHGLHLVGTTTTWFLLDIAFYSQNLFQKDIFSAIGWIPPAQEMNAIHEVYRIAKAQTLIALCSTVPGYWFTVAFIDYMGRFAIQLMGFFFMTVFMFALAIPYDHWKKDNKIGFVVMYSFTFFFSNFGPNATTFVVPAEIFPARLRSTCHGISAAAGKAGAIVGAFGFLYAAQSKNKADVDPGYRTGIGIKNSLIMLGVINFLGLLFTFLVPESKGKSLEELSGENEEDDTTKGDSGRTIPV from the exons ATGGCAGGAGAATTAGGAGTGCTTAACGCACTGGATGCGGCAAAAACACAATGGTACCACTTTACTGCAATTGTTATAGCAGGAATGGGATTCTTCACTGATGCTTATGACCTCTTCTGCATTTCCCTCGTCAcaaagcttcttggaagagtatATTACACAGACATAACCAAAGACAAGCCAGGAGCACTCCCTCCAAACATCCAATCTGCCGTGACCGGCGTCGCACTCTGCGGCACGCTAGCCGGCCAACTATTCTTCGGTTGGTTGGGTGACAAACTGGGAAGAAAAAAGGTCTATGGCCTGACACTCATGCTCATGGTGGTTTGTTCGATTGCGTCCGGCCTTTCCTTCGGAAGCAGTCCTAACGGTGTCATGGCAACACTTTGTTTCTTCAGATTCTGGCTTGGTTTCGGTATTGGCGGCGATTATCCTCTCTCCGCCACAATCATGTCCGAATATGCTAACAAGAAGACAAGAGGAGCCTTCATCGCCGCGGTTTTCGCTATGCAAGGATTCGGAATCTTGGCGGGTGGAATTGTTGCCCTAATCGTTTCCACTTCATTTGATCACAAATATAAGGTTCCTAGCTATGAAGAAAATCGCGAAGCGTCTTTGGTGCTACCTGTATTTGACTATGTTTGGCGGATTATTTTGATGTTTGGTGCAGTTCCGGCCGCGCTTACATACTActggcgtatgaagatgccggAAACTGCTCGTTACACGGCGCTTGTTGCGAAAAATGCTACGAAAGCCGCCGTGGACATGTCTAAGGTGTTGAATGTTGAGCTTGAATCTGAGGAGGAGAAGGTGCAGAAACTAGCAAATGCTGAGAACAACCGGTTTGGCTTGTTTAGCACCGAGTTCGCCAAGCGCCATGGCCTCCATTTGGTTGGAACAACCACCACTTGGTTCCTTCTAGACATTGCATTTTATAGCCAGAATCTTTTCCAGAAGGATATTTTTAGTGCTATTGGATGGATCCCACCTGCACAGGAGATGAATGCAATCCATGAGGTCTATAGAATTGCAAAAGCTCAAACTCTTATAGCACTCTGCAGTACTGTGCCAG GTTACTGGTTCACCGTCGCATTCATCGATTACATGGGTCGTTTCGCAATCCAATTGATGGGTTTCTTCTTCATGACTGTGTTCATGTTTGCTTTGGCTATACcatatgatcactggaaaaaaGATAACAAAATTGGTTTTGTTGTGATGTACTCATTcactttcttcttctccaatttcgGTCCAAATGCAACCACATTCGTCGTGCCGGCCGAGATCTTCCCAGCAAGGTTAAGGTCAACATGTCATGGAATCTCAGCTGCTGCTGGAAAAGCAGGAGCAATTGTTGGTGCATTTGGGTTCTTATATGCTGCACAAAGCAAGAACAAAGCGGATGTTGATCCAGGGTATCGTACTGGTATTGGGATCAAGAACTCTCTGATAATGCTTGGTGTGATCAACTTCTTAGGATTGTTGTTCACCTTCCTTGTTCCTGAATCGAAAGGGAAATCATTGGAGGAATTGAGTGGGGAGAATGAAGAAGACGATACTACCAAAGGAGACTCTGGTAGGACAATTCCAGTTTAA